One Purpureocillium takamizusanense chromosome 1, complete sequence genomic window carries:
- a CDS encoding uncharacterized protein (EggNog:ENOG503P2PS) has protein sequence MTTRPLPAASGSSSPASFYTANASDDDDDDGTTKHDSSTTTASSPAHASPCPYREARRLPRELKEHCQIFLEEQLYTCAINLLNSSLGSGVSRRDASQQQSRKAAPVPPPSHIALLNTLLIHPMNTTRAEKLDHLEMPALALDYLRNLLVVVGPVHAGFRTAFQFRPQPRWGGRRPGYHHHHHHNHHAGDNASDSDMSDGEGGDHDDRLRGRMANEASVWCRGQDFWSTVGWAFNTATLYPHRWRFWKVWLEYMVDVLEADWDERERLDQEAHYAKAESDGDDEPLTSRRQSIIAMYMDQQEGRQAGLKRIIKALLADGGSLSTSSFSEVFEKEHRGPKKTSRKRKREQVLDLENDKFGDYFDDDSISSGVSEPPTPQKPRDARKEVSFGCSHPGLADSIDLRLRLFKLLSAATYAIRKSRELSELYTEFAAAIQVLPLQMFALFVTQRTNPLLDVTHVTLTKELFHMLLPSNYKNPRRVDAEADARGALTAPMLEQCYIALPANTVGLEDNAKLSLVVENAIQLLWGCDSLEWSPALAAAADKGIRAREAKAKKKRTGKMRADTGDALAQDILTGSGERIRVLLQVLEAESATA, from the exons atgacgacgaggccgctgccggccgccagcggaagctcgtcgccggcgtcatTCTACACGGCCAATGCttccgacgacgatgacgacgacggcaccaccaagCACGACTCCTCCACtaccacggcgagcagcccTGCCCATGCGTCGCCGTGTCCCTAccgcgaggcccgccgcctgccgcgcgagctcaaggagcaTTGCCAGATCTTTCTCGAGGAACAGCTCT ACACGTGCGCAATAAACCTCCTCAACAGCTCTCTGGGGAGCGGCGTGTCGCGACGGGAcgcgtcgcagcagcagtcgcgCAAGGCCGCCCCTGTCCCGCCCCCCAGCCACATCGCGCTCCTCAACACGCTCCTCATTCATCCGATGAACACGACGCgcgccgagaagctcgaccACCTCGAGatgcccgccctcgccctcgactACCTGCGCAACCTCCTCGTTGTCGTGGGGCCGGTCCACGCGGGCTTCCGCACCGCCTTTCAGTTTCGACCCCAGCCGCGAtgggggggccgccggccagggtaccaccaccaccaccaccacaatcaccacgccggcgacaaTGCGAGCGACAGTGACAtgtccgacggcgagggcggggaccacgacgaccgccTGCGTGGGCGCATGGCCAACGAGGCGAGTGTCTGGTGTCGCGGCCAGGACTTTTGGTCCACGGTGGGCTGGGCGTTCAACACGGCGACGCTGTATCCGCACCGGTGGCGCTTCTGGAAGGTCTGGCTCGAGTACATGGTCGACGTTCTCGAGGCGGACTGGGACGAGAGGGAGCGGCTCGACCAAGAAGCGCACTATGCCAAAGCCGAgtccgacggcgacgacgagcccctCACGTCGCGACGGCAATCCATCATCGCAATGTACATGGACCAGCAAgaaggcaggcaagcaggcctCAAACGGATAATCAAGGCCCtcctggccgacggcggcagcttgtcgacgtcgtccttTTCCGAGGTGTTTGAAAAGGAGCACAGGGGCCCCAAGAAGACGTCGAGAAAGCGAAAGCGAGAGCAGGTCCTGGATTTGGAGAATGATAAATTTGGCGACTACTTTGACGACGACTCCATCTCGTCGGGCGTCTcggagccgccgacgccgcagaAGCCGCGGGATGCCAGAAAGGAAGTGTCCTTTGGCTGCTCGCaccccggcctcgccgactCGATCgacctgcgcctgcgcctcttcaagctgctctcggcggcgacgtacGCGATCCGCAAGAGCCGTGAGCTGAGCGAGCTCTACACGGAGTTCGCGGCCGCCATCCAGGTGCTCCCGCTGCAAATGTTCGCCCTCTTCGTCACGCAGAGGACCAACCCCCTGCTGGACGTGACGCACGTGACGCTGACCAAGGAGCTGTTCcacatgctgctgccgtcgaaCTACAAGAACCCGCGCAGGGTAGACGCGGAGGCGGACGCACGAggggccttgacggcgcccATGCTGGAGCAGTGCTACATTGCGCTGCCCGCCAACACGGTTGGGCTCGAGGACAACGCCAAGCTGTCGCTCGTGGTGGAAAACGCGATCCAGCTGCTCTGGGGCTGCGACAGCCTCGAGTGGTcgccggccctcgccgccgccgccgacaagggcaTCCGGGCCAGGGAGGCcaaggcgaagaagaagcgcacCGGCAAGATGAGGGCGGATACGggcgacgcgctcgcgcagGATATCCTGACGGGCTCCGGGGAAAGGATccgcgtgctgctgcaagtGTTGGAGGCGGAGTCAGCCACGGCTTAA
- a CDS encoding uncharacterized protein (EggNog:ENOG503P2PS) gives MNTTRAEKLDHLEMPALALDYLRNLLVVVGPVHAGFRTAFQFRPQPRWGGRRPGYHHHHHHNHHAGDNASDSDMSDGEGGDHDDRLRGRMANEASVWCRGQDFWSTVGWAFNTATLYPHRWRFWKVWLEYMVDVLEADWDERERLDQEAHYAKAESDGDDEPLTSRRQSIIAMYMDQQEGRQAGLKRIIKALLADGGSLSTSSFSEVFEKEHRGPKKTSRKRKREQVLDLENDKFGDYFDDDSISSGVSEPPTPQKPRDARKEVSFGCSHPGLADSIDLRLRLFKLLSAATYAIRKSRELSELYTEFAAAIQVLPLQMFALFVTQRTNPLLDVTHVTLTKELFHMLLPSNYKNPRRVDAEADARGALTAPMLEQCYIALPANTVGLEDNAKLSLVVENAIQLLWGCDSLEWSPALAAAADKGIRAREAKAKKKRTGKMRADTGDALAQDILTGSGERIRVLLQVLEAESATA, from the coding sequence ATGAACACGACGCgcgccgagaagctcgaccACCTCGAGatgcccgccctcgccctcgactACCTGCGCAACCTCCTCGTTGTCGTGGGGCCGGTCCACGCGGGCTTCCGCACCGCCTTTCAGTTTCGACCCCAGCCGCGAtgggggggccgccggccagggtaccaccaccaccaccaccacaatcaccacgccggcgacaaTGCGAGCGACAGTGACAtgtccgacggcgagggcggggaccacgacgaccgccTGCGTGGGCGCATGGCCAACGAGGCGAGTGTCTGGTGTCGCGGCCAGGACTTTTGGTCCACGGTGGGCTGGGCGTTCAACACGGCGACGCTGTATCCGCACCGGTGGCGCTTCTGGAAGGTCTGGCTCGAGTACATGGTCGACGTTCTCGAGGCGGACTGGGACGAGAGGGAGCGGCTCGACCAAGAAGCGCACTATGCCAAAGCCGAgtccgacggcgacgacgagcccctCACGTCGCGACGGCAATCCATCATCGCAATGTACATGGACCAGCAAgaaggcaggcaagcaggcctCAAACGGATAATCAAGGCCCtcctggccgacggcggcagcttgtcgacgtcgtccttTTCCGAGGTGTTTGAAAAGGAGCACAGGGGCCCCAAGAAGACGTCGAGAAAGCGAAAGCGAGAGCAGGTCCTGGATTTGGAGAATGATAAATTTGGCGACTACTTTGACGACGACTCCATCTCGTCGGGCGTCTcggagccgccgacgccgcagaAGCCGCGGGATGCCAGAAAGGAAGTGTCCTTTGGCTGCTCGCaccccggcctcgccgactCGATCgacctgcgcctgcgcctcttcaagctgctctcggcggcgacgtacGCGATCCGCAAGAGCCGTGAGCTGAGCGAGCTCTACACGGAGTTCGCGGCCGCCATCCAGGTGCTCCCGCTGCAAATGTTCGCCCTCTTCGTCACGCAGAGGACCAACCCCCTGCTGGACGTGACGCACGTGACGCTGACCAAGGAGCTGTTCcacatgctgctgccgtcgaaCTACAAGAACCCGCGCAGGGTAGACGCGGAGGCGGACGCACGAggggccttgacggcgcccATGCTGGAGCAGTGCTACATTGCGCTGCCCGCCAACACGGTTGGGCTCGAGGACAACGCCAAGCTGTCGCTCGTGGTGGAAAACGCGATCCAGCTGCTCTGGGGCTGCGACAGCCTCGAGTGGTcgccggccctcgccgccgccgccgacaagggcaTCCGGGCCAGGGAGGCcaaggcgaagaagaagcgcacCGGCAAGATGAGGGCGGATACGggcgacgcgctcgcgcagGATATCCTGACGGGCTCCGGGGAAAGGATccgcgtgctgctgcaagtGTTGGAGGCGGAGTCAGCCACGGCTTAA
- a CDS encoding uncharacterized protein (EggNog:ENOG503P5KT~COG:C) yields MKRIGPVAQAWYKWKALRLPWRKRFFVGYDLQGNTFWEFRLTTRGGGDTSGRDSTAAGAASSERWRRIVHYPRSTHYSDVKVSPLWHQWLRHTRPDAPSLAEQRGDVARQERVKRLAAEADARWDAKPRVMESPEDVAARAALLDPQGSAPAAAAAVAAAEGEVPSDEQRQQQQQQQQQTARSGGHAPEHDPWAKGRAQGPGEKWQPAAWAPTAARKR; encoded by the exons ATGAAGCGGATAGGTCCCGTCGCGCAGGCATGGTACAAGTGGAAGGCCCTCCGCCTACCCTGGCGGAAACGCTTCTTTGTCG GATATGACCTCCAAGGCAACACCTTTTGGGAGTTTCGCCTAAccacccgcggcggcggcgacaccagcggcagagactcgaccgccgccggtgccgcgtcgtcggagcGCTGGCGCCGCATCGTCCACTACCCGCGCTCGACGCACTACTCGGACGTCAAGGTCAGCCCGCTCTGGCACCAGTGGTTGCGGCACACGCGCCCCGACgcgccctcgctcgccgagcagcgcggcgacgtcgcccgccaggaGCGCGtcaagcgcctcgccgccgaggccgacgcccgaTGGGACGCCAAGCCCCGCGTCATGGAGTCGCCTGAGGACGtggccgcgagggccgcccTGCTGGACCCCCAAGGCTCTGctccggctgctgctgcggcggtggcggcggcggagggggaggtgCCGTCGGACGAACaacggcagcaacagcagcaacagcagcagcagacggccCGGTCGGGAGGACACGCCCCCGAACACGACCCTTGGGCAAAGGGCAGGGCCCAGGGACCAGGGGAAAAGTGGCAGCCTGCAGCGTGGgccccgaccgccgccaggaAGCGGTGA
- the SCP1 gene encoding calponin (COG:Z~EggNog:ENOG503NXUA) — translation MASVTSLDKDLRQMRLDKYTPAAANEARKWIEDTLGERLPSSDLLDGLKDGVALCKLVNRAVPPPGVKFKQSAMPFVQMENISHFLRACQAPPLNLQQHDMFLTVDLYEQKDPAQVLQCLGAFSRAANAVNPRSFPTAIGPRTRGVMSPQGTGAAPATPTGLRDRGTSITSNTSSAYGASSKPVLPHRTGDSASGRWSPTKGHGKTPSNGGSPGTVSSWSKREQEGATSPAWNIAQYGYMGGASQGNLGIAFGGRRQITNAAPQVPTLADKERRRREEEERQRQEAEEEERRREAEEDEARREEERRWEEETERLREEERRRADEEKRQWAEQERQWQLAEQKRRKEERDAEARLQEERRRTRSQSDNKLRGQFLSQYQAEQADAGNSHSSRIQELEKELELARQREAEYERERQGRSSRSDSRPANEITPPKPRSRSRHAATASPPAAQGPEREPARFESWSKNEREVLHTAWNQHQESLQEEDAQGTPTPPVTSRRPLPDPAAAPKVKSPSGGSRPLPDPSKYASPPAPPQNRTDRFLASNPAPAQAASPAPQTTYAREPGATEERDGEDRRRAQSQAKAKAGGRASKSLLEREMEMERQRQREWEDAQRETARAARPADGAVDGIGGGVGGRWDVGQWSGYTGGDSQNRGGQGIGAGRRQIVGPRPLPGAGRS, via the exons ATGGCTTCGGTAACGTCGCTCGACAAGGACTTGCGCCAGATGCGCCTCGACAAATAcactcccgccgccgccaacgaggcCCGGAAATGGATCGAGGACACACTCGGCGAGAGGCTGCCCTCGTCAGACCTCCTCGATGGGCTCAAGGATGGCGTCGCTCTGTGCAA GCTTGTCAATCGCGCCGTGCCTCCGCCCGGCGTCAAGTTCAAGCAGTCGGCCATGCCCTTCGTCCAGATGGAAAACATCTCCCACTTTCTCCGCGCCTGCCAGGCCCCGCCCCTcaacctgcagcagcacgacatGTTCCTCACCGTCGACCTGTACGAGCAAAAAGACCCCGCCCAAGTGTTGCAATGTCTCGGCGCCTTCAGCAgggccgccaacgccgtgAATCCGAGGAGCTTTCCCACGGCCATAGGCCCCAGGACCCGCGGTGTCATGAGCCCGCAaggcaccggcgccgcccctgccACCCCCACTGGACTCCGCGATAGAGGCACGTCCATCACGAGCAATACCTCGTCCGCGTACGGCGCTTCCTCTAAGCCGGTGCTCCCGCATCGGACCGGAGATTCCGCGTCCGGTCGCTGGAGCCCGACCAAGGGCCACGGCAAGACGCCATCCAACGGCGGGTCGCCCGGCACCGTCAGCAGCTGGAGCAAGCGCGAGCAAGAAGGCGCGACATCGCCCGCCTGGAATATCGCTCAGTACGGCTACATGGGCGGAGCGAGCCAAGGGAACCTGGGGATTGCCTTTGGAGGGAGGAGGCAGatcaccaacgccgcccctCAGGTTCccaccctcgccgacaaggaACGACGCCGcagagaggaggaagagcgcCAGCGTCAggaagccgaggaagaagaacgCCGTCGCGAAGcagaggaggacgaggccaggagggaagaggagcgccggtgggaggaggagacggagagactgcgcgaggaggagcggaggagggccgacgaggagaagaggcaatgggccgagcaggagcgccAGTGGCAGCTGGCAGAGCAGAAGCGCCGCAAGGAAGAGCGGGATGCCGAGGCCCGCCTGCAGGAGGAGCGTCGCCGCACTCGGAGCCAGAGCGACAACAAGCTGCGCGGCCAGTTCCTGAGCCAGTACCAGGCCGAACAGGCCGACGCGGGGAACAGCCACAGCTCCCGCATCcaggagctggagaaggagctggagctggcgcgccagcgcgaggcggaatacgagcgcgagcgccagGGGCGGTCGTCACGCAGCGACAGCAGGCCGGCGAACGAGATAACGCCCCCGAAGCCGAGGTCCAGGAGCCGCCAtgccgcgacggcatcgccgccggccgcccagggGCCGGAGCGCGAACCCGCGCGCTTCGAGTCGTGGTCCAAGAACGAGCGCGAGGTGCTCCACACGGCCTGGAACCAACACCAGGAAAGCCTGCAAGAGGAGGACGCGCAAGGCACGCCCACACCGCCCGTGACGTCTCGCCGTCCCCTGCCcgatcccgccgccgcacccaaGGTCAAGAGcccgagcggcggcagccggcccctccccgaCCCGTCCAAGTACGCATCacctccagcgccgccgcagaacCGCACGGACCGATTCCTCGCGAGCAAcccggccccggcgcaggccgcctcccCGGCTCCGCAGACGACGTACGCGCGGGAGCCGGGCGCCACGGAGGAGCGCGACGGTGAGGACCGACGCCGCGCACAGagccaggccaaggccaaagCCGGTGGCCGGGCGTCTAAGTCGCTGCTGGAGCgcgagatggagatggagcgccagcggcagcgcgagtGGGAGGACGCCCAGCgcgagacggcgagggccgcccggccggccgacggggccgtcgacggcatcggtggcggtgtcggcggccgctgggaCGTCGGCCAGTGGAGCGGTtacacgggcggcgacagccaGAACAGGGGCGGCCAGGGCATTGGCGCCGGGAGGAGGCAGATTGTgggcccgcggccgctcccCGGTGCGGGCAGGTCATGA
- the SCP1 gene encoding calponin, variant 2 (COG:Z~EggNog:ENOG503NXUA): MGSRMASLCASKSIPLAARRAARSLTRLPLNRLVNRAVPPPGVKFKQSAMPFVQMENISHFLRACQAPPLNLQQHDMFLTVDLYEQKDPAQVLQCLGAFSRAANAVNPRSFPTAIGPRTRGVMSPQGTGAAPATPTGLRDRGTSITSNTSSAYGASSKPVLPHRTGDSASGRWSPTKGHGKTPSNGGSPGTVSSWSKREQEGATSPAWNIAQYGYMGGASQGNLGIAFGGRRQITNAAPQVPTLADKERRRREEEERQRQEAEEEERRREAEEDEARREEERRWEEETERLREEERRRADEEKRQWAEQERQWQLAEQKRRKEERDAEARLQEERRRTRSQSDNKLRGQFLSQYQAEQADAGNSHSSRIQELEKELELARQREAEYERERQGRSSRSDSRPANEITPPKPRSRSRHAATASPPAAQGPEREPARFESWSKNEREVLHTAWNQHQESLQEEDAQGTPTPPVTSRRPLPDPAAAPKVKSPSGGSRPLPDPSKYASPPAPPQNRTDRFLASNPAPAQAASPAPQTTYAREPGATEERDGEDRRRAQSQAKAKAGGRASKSLLEREMEMERQRQREWEDAQRETARAARPADGAVDGIGGGVGGRWDVGQWSGYTGGDSQNRGGQGIGAGRRQIVGPRPLPGAGRS, encoded by the coding sequence ATGGGCTCAAGGATGGCGTCGCTCTGTGCAAGTAAGTCGAtccccctcgccgcgcgccgcgctgcccgCTCGCTCACACGCCTGCCGCTCAACAGGCTTGTCAATCGCGCCGTGCCTCCGCCCGGCGTCAAGTTCAAGCAGTCGGCCATGCCCTTCGTCCAGATGGAAAACATCTCCCACTTTCTCCGCGCCTGCCAGGCCCCGCCCCTcaacctgcagcagcacgacatGTTCCTCACCGTCGACCTGTACGAGCAAAAAGACCCCGCCCAAGTGTTGCAATGTCTCGGCGCCTTCAGCAgggccgccaacgccgtgAATCCGAGGAGCTTTCCCACGGCCATAGGCCCCAGGACCCGCGGTGTCATGAGCCCGCAaggcaccggcgccgcccctgccACCCCCACTGGACTCCGCGATAGAGGCACGTCCATCACGAGCAATACCTCGTCCGCGTACGGCGCTTCCTCTAAGCCGGTGCTCCCGCATCGGACCGGAGATTCCGCGTCCGGTCGCTGGAGCCCGACCAAGGGCCACGGCAAGACGCCATCCAACGGCGGGTCGCCCGGCACCGTCAGCAGCTGGAGCAAGCGCGAGCAAGAAGGCGCGACATCGCCCGCCTGGAATATCGCTCAGTACGGCTACATGGGCGGAGCGAGCCAAGGGAACCTGGGGATTGCCTTTGGAGGGAGGAGGCAGatcaccaacgccgcccctCAGGTTCccaccctcgccgacaaggaACGACGCCGcagagaggaggaagagcgcCAGCGTCAggaagccgaggaagaagaacgCCGTCGCGAAGcagaggaggacgaggccaggagggaagaggagcgccggtgggaggaggagacggagagactgcgcgaggaggagcggaggagggccgacgaggagaagaggcaatgggccgagcaggagcgccAGTGGCAGCTGGCAGAGCAGAAGCGCCGCAAGGAAGAGCGGGATGCCGAGGCCCGCCTGCAGGAGGAGCGTCGCCGCACTCGGAGCCAGAGCGACAACAAGCTGCGCGGCCAGTTCCTGAGCCAGTACCAGGCCGAACAGGCCGACGCGGGGAACAGCCACAGCTCCCGCATCcaggagctggagaaggagctggagctggcgcgccagcgcgaggcggaatacgagcgcgagcgccagGGGCGGTCGTCACGCAGCGACAGCAGGCCGGCGAACGAGATAACGCCCCCGAAGCCGAGGTCCAGGAGCCGCCAtgccgcgacggcatcgccgccggccgcccagggGCCGGAGCGCGAACCCGCGCGCTTCGAGTCGTGGTCCAAGAACGAGCGCGAGGTGCTCCACACGGCCTGGAACCAACACCAGGAAAGCCTGCAAGAGGAGGACGCGCAAGGCACGCCCACACCGCCCGTGACGTCTCGCCGTCCCCTGCCcgatcccgccgccgcacccaaGGTCAAGAGcccgagcggcggcagccggcccctccccgaCCCGTCCAAGTACGCATCacctccagcgccgccgcagaacCGCACGGACCGATTCCTCGCGAGCAAcccggccccggcgcaggccgcctcccCGGCTCCGCAGACGACGTACGCGCGGGAGCCGGGCGCCACGGAGGAGCGCGACGGTGAGGACCGACGCCGCGCACAGagccaggccaaggccaaagCCGGTGGCCGGGCGTCTAAGTCGCTGCTGGAGCgcgagatggagatggagcgccagcggcagcgcgagtGGGAGGACGCCCAGCgcgagacggcgagggccgcccggccggccgacggggccgtcgacggcatcggtggcggtgtcggcggccgctgggaCGTCGGCCAGTGGAGCGGTtacacgggcggcgacagccaGAACAGGGGCGGCCAGGGCATTGGCGCCGGGAGGAGGCAGATTGTgggcccgcggccgctcccCGGTGCGGGCAGGTCATGA
- a CDS encoding uncharacterized protein (COG:S~EggNog:ENOG503NWG3): protein MDDDARHERLLDRRAQLTEGLSSLPYDLILYLERAAVYSDLGYPDLAAADAYRALLLTDEVANEGFEYHEKALESLTLRANHVVPEVLTHGSLASEPLTAIFDGSEPDAAAILRLARVASIRAYQILSLSLLLCGCLKSAANFCDRGLQIAPDNQELVNTKDHIRTVGRRRLRRNDFDNGDLPDYGLVRREVYPWNDHEPDRFAPESLDTLNAFLKEMAPKCAIQVATLPVLLEGASDTDGYDIIPTCKQLGVFAQEDIEPGEAVLKEYSLLTANNRLKDAVCDACSSDLPPLGSENEAVSCDECYDTVFCSQYCHDQAMERYHPAVCEKDVDAIAKDADAFEADETLYLLLLARVLALAAHQEVHPLDVREVRFIWGDFVPTSTNAINVSPNAGPPPEWTLPFSFKYNIETPLHLLEKMDIDIFASLPDYDLWVVNTLYAKFRGTASARKNPRDGRPDVAAVHPYWCLANHDCDPNVTWDWGGRMVLWARKERVVSGRPGGIKRGEEILNHYCDVTLPVQQRREWARGSLGGWCMCQRCRTEAAAEAAKGPAAVNGKAAAKS from the coding sequence atggacgacgacgcccgccatgAGCGATTGCTCGACCGCCGTGCGCAGCTGACTGAAGGGCTCAGCAGCTTGCCGTACGACCTAATTCTTTACCTCGAGCGCGCAGCCGTCTACTCAGACTTGGGCTACCCTGATCTtgcagccgccgacgcttATCGAGCCCTGCTCCTGACGGACGAGGTTGCCAACGAGGGCTTCGAGTACCATGAGAAGGCCCTGGAAAGCCTCACGCTGCGCGCAAACCATGTTGTCCCAGAGGTGCTCACGCATGGCAGTCTTGCATCGGAGCCGCTCACCGCCATCTTCGACGGATCCGAGCCggacgcggccgccatcctccGCCTTGCGCGGGTCGCATCGATTCGCGCGTACCAGATTCTCTCGCTGAGTCTTTTGCTTTGTGGCTGTCTGAAGAGTGCGGCCAATTTTTGCGACAGAGGGCTCCAAATAGCGCCCGACAACCAAGAACTTGTCAACACAAAGGACCACATTCGGaccgtcggccgccgcaggctCCGGCGCAACGACTtcgacaacggcgacctGCCCGACTATGGCCTGGTCCGTCGTGAGGTGTACCCTTGGAACGACCACGAGCCCGACCGCTTCGCGCCGGAGTCATTGGATACCTTGAACGCCTTTCTGAAGGAGATGGCCCCGAAATGCGCCATCCAAGTCGCGACGTTGCCGGTTCTTCTCGAGGGAGCCAGCGATACCGACGGATATGACATCATCCCTACCTGCAAACAGTTGGGCGTCTTCGCCCAGGAGGACATTGAGCCTGGAGAGGCTGTTCTCAAGGAGTATTCGCTCTTGACCGCCAACAACAGGCTCAAGGATGCAGTCTGCGACGCCTGCAGCTCCGACTTGCCGCCGCTCGGCAGCGAAAACGAGGCGGTCAGCTGCGACGAATGCTACGATACTGTCTTCTGCAGCCAATACTGCCACGACCAGGCCATGGAGCGTTACCACCCGGCAGTTTGCGAGAaggacgtcgacgccatcgcgaAAGATGCCGATGCCTTCGAAGCCGACGAGACGCTATACCTGCTCCTTCTCGCCCGCGTGTTAGCGCTGGCTGCGCACCAAGAAGTCCATCCCCTCGACGTGAGGGAGGTCAGGTTCATCTGGGGTGATTTTGTACCCACCAGCACCAACGCCATCAACGTGTCGCCAAATGCCGGCCCTCCGCCCGAGTGGACGTTGCCCTTTTCCTTCAAGTACAACATCGAGACGCCGCTCCACCTTCTCGAGAAGATGGACATTGACATCTTTGCCAGCTTGCCAGACTATGACCTATGGGTCGTCAACACATTGTACGCCAAGTTCAGAGGCACTGCGTCGGCGCGCAAGAACCCTCGCGACGGTCGCCCAGATGTTGCCGCTGTCCACCCCTACTGGTGCCTCGCCAACCACGACTGCGATCCGAACGTCACCTGGGATTGGGGCGGCCGCATGGTGCTCTGGGCACGGAAGGAGAGGGTGGTCAGCGGGCGTCCGGGCGGCATCAAACGGGGCGAGGAGATATTGAACCACTACTGCGACGTGACGCTGcccgtccagcagcgccgagagTGGGCAAGGGGCAGCCTCGGGGGCTGGTGCATGTGCCAGCGTTGCCGGACAGAGGCCGCTGCCGAAGCAGCCAAGGGCCCGGCCGCGGTGAATGGCAAGGCAGCCGCCAAGAGCTAG
- the SOL1 gene encoding 6-phosphogluconolactonase (EggNog:ENOG503NY1P~COG:G) yields the protein MPKTQPNLYAFPGVDALAPALRSYVLQSQAAGFNRHSSFKVAVSGGSLPKTLAAALLTPSSGPDDALDFSRWEIFFADERAVPLDHSDSNYAVLKSELLDKIPAELGKPTVRTIDPEHLDDIQELADQYEQTLVNSFASRDSVRLPIFDLILLGCGPDGHTCSLFPGHPLLRETDAWVAPIEDSPKPPPKRITLTLPVVTHAVRVAFVATGGGKKDIMKEIFDADTGLPCTLVNEATGDRCSWFVDEPAVNGVSFPRRAFL from the coding sequence ATGCCCAAGACGCAGCCCAACCTCTACGCCTtccccggcgtcgacgcccttgccCCAGCCCTCCGCTCCTACGTCCTTCAGAGCCAGGCCGCGGGCTTCAACCGCCATAGCTCCTTCAAAGTGGCGGTGTCGGGCGGCTCCCTGCCTAAGAcgctcgccgctgcgctgctcaCTCCCTCGTCGGGCCcggacgacgccctcgacttCTCCCGCTGGGAAATCTtcttcgccgacgagcgcgccgtgccgctcgACCACAGCGACTCCAACTACGCCGTCCTCAAgtccgagctgctcgacaagatccccgccgagctgggcaagCCCACCGTCCGCACCATCGACCCggagcacctcgacgacatccaggagctcgccgaccaGTACGAGCAGACCCTCGTCAACAGCTTCGCCAGCCGCGACTCGGTCCGCCTGCCCATCTTCGACCTCATCCTGCTCGGCTGcgggcccgacggccacACCTGCTCCCTCTTCCCCGGCcacccgctgctgcgcgagacTGACGCCTGGGTCGCCCCCATCGAGGACTCGCCCAAGCCGCCCCCCAAGCGCATCACCCTGACTCTCCCCGTCGTCACCCAcgccgtccgcgtcgccttTGTCGCCACCGGAGGCGGCAAGAAGGATATCATGAAGGAAATCTTTGACGCCGACACGGGCCTGCCCTGCACCCTCGTCAACGAGGCCACCGGCGACCGCTGCAGCTGGttcgtcgacgagcccgccgtcaacggcgtcaGCTTCCCCCGGAGAGCCTTCCTCTAA